Proteins encoded within one genomic window of Spirulina major PCC 6313:
- a CDS encoding DUF3134 domain-containing protein produces MQNPALRQEPRYEPASVIPLKQGESLLYWLESNGRLLPREGILEDDTLEDSEEEIAELMDAEDDDDDDDLDD; encoded by the coding sequence ATGCAAAACCCTGCTCTCCGCCAAGAACCCCGCTACGAACCCGCTTCCGTTATTCCCCTCAAGCAAGGTGAATCGCTCCTCTATTGGCTAGAGTCCAACGGCCGTCTGCTGCCCCGTGAAGGCATCCTGGAGGATGATACCCTCGAAGATTCCGAAGAAGAAATTGCAGAATTGATGGACGCAGAAGATGATGACGATGATGATGATTTAGACGATTAA
- a CDS encoding PAP/fibrillin family protein: protein MDHKASLLSAIAGKNRGLLTQELDRVAILEAIAKLEDENPTSRPTEAAQLLDGNWRLLYTTSRELLGIDRFPLFQLGQIYQCLRTETQRVYNIAELIGVPWLEGLVCVLAHFEPVSERRVTVQFERSIIGLQRLLRYESPNEIIQQLESGQKFPPLDFDISNRDRQGWIDITYLDETLRINRGNEGSVFVLTKDTTLSRSG, encoded by the coding sequence ATGGATCATAAGGCAAGTTTGCTCAGTGCGATCGCAGGTAAAAATCGCGGCTTACTGACGCAGGAACTCGATCGGGTGGCAATTCTAGAAGCGATCGCCAAACTCGAAGACGAAAACCCCACCTCCCGGCCCACCGAAGCGGCGCAACTCCTTGATGGCAACTGGCGATTACTCTACACCACCAGTCGAGAACTGCTCGGTATTGATCGCTTTCCCCTCTTTCAACTGGGGCAAATTTATCAATGTCTTCGCACCGAAACCCAACGGGTCTACAACATTGCGGAACTCATCGGCGTGCCCTGGCTCGAAGGTCTTGTCTGTGTCCTGGCGCACTTTGAACCCGTTTCAGAACGTCGGGTCACGGTTCAGTTTGAACGCTCGATCATCGGACTCCAGCGCCTACTCCGTTACGAATCCCCCAACGAAATCATCCAACAACTGGAAAGCGGTCAAAAATTCCCCCCCCTTGACTTCGACATCAGTAATCGCGATCGCCAAGGCTGGATCGACATCACCTACCTAGATGAAACATTGCGGATCAACCGGGGTAATGAAGGCAGCGTTTTCGTCTTAACCAAAGACACTACCCTCAGCCGTAGCGGATGA
- the petE gene encoding plastocyanin, whose protein sequence is MLKKLGLILSTVLLVVASFALTAQPAAAAEYTVKMGADSGLLKFDPETLTIESGDTVKFVMNKLGPHNAVFGKGPDGAALSKLSKDQLLFSPGESYTSDFSGAPAGEYEYYCQPHRAAGMVAKIIVK, encoded by the coding sequence ATGCTCAAGAAACTCGGTTTAATTCTTTCCACTGTTTTACTCGTCGTTGCAAGCTTCGCCCTCACCGCTCAACCAGCGGCAGCAGCAGAATACACGGTGAAAATGGGTGCAGACAGCGGCCTCTTGAAATTTGACCCTGAAACTCTCACCATCGAGTCAGGCGATACCGTTAAGTTTGTCATGAACAAACTTGGCCCCCACAACGCAGTGTTCGGAAAAGGCCCTGATGGTGCTGCCCTGTCGAAACTGTCCAAAGATCAGTTACTGTTTTCCCCTGGTGAATCCTACACCTCCGACTTTAGCGGTGCTCCGGCTGGTGAATATGAATATTATTGCCAGCCCCATAGAGCCGCAGGTATGGTCGCCAAGATTATCGTTAAATAA